A single window of Cheilinus undulatus linkage group 12, ASM1832078v1, whole genome shotgun sequence DNA harbors:
- the LOC121519308 gene encoding histone H2AX: protein MSGRGKTGTKARAKAKTRSSRAGLQFPVGRVHRLLRKGNYAERVGAGAPVYLAAVLEYLTAEILELAGNAARDNKKTRIIPRHLQLAVRNDEELNKLLGGVTIAQGGVLPNIQAVLLPKKTGQSAPSSGKAGKKASSQSQEY from the coding sequence ATGTCTGGAAGAGGCAAGACTGGAACAAAGGCCCGCGCCAAGGCCAAGACCCGTAGCTCCCGTGCTGGACTTCAGTTCCCAGTCGGACGTGTCCATCGTCTCCTCCGCAAGGGCAACTACGCCGAGAGGGTGGGTGCTGGAGCCCCCGTGTACCTGGCTGCTGTGCTCGAGTACCTGACTGCTGAGATCCTGGAGTTGGCCGGTAACGCCGCCAGGGACAACAAGAAAACCCGTATCATCCCCCGTCACCTTCAGCTGGCTGTGAGAAACGACGAGGAGCTGAACAAACTGCTCGGCGGTGTGACCATCGCCCAGGGCGGCGTCCTACCCAACATCCAGGCCGTCCTGCTGCCCAAGAAGACCGGCCAGTCAGCACCTAGCTCCGGCAAGGCGGGAAAGAAGGCCTCCTCTCAGTCTCAGGAGTATTAG